In a genomic window of Acidobacteriota bacterium:
- the glcF gene encoding glycolate oxidase subunit GlcF, whose translation MQHSIEPERFGPQGDAMAHQVKTCVHCGFCLPVCPTYKDLGQEMDSPRGRILLMKEMLEGSLEIEAGLPYVDKCLGCMACVTACPSGVEYGELLTPFRALARNQVKGTLLDRLTRLGFRLLLPYPRRFRAAAALGRLARPFTGMLPERMAAMLELLPRKLPSSASLPSVYPAIGSRRARVALLSGCVQQVLSPDINWATLRVLARNGVEVIVPAEQGCCGALALHTGDADHARRLAVRNFDAIPNDVDAVITNAAGCGSGIKEYPLLFRGDGREEKARRFSTRVQDVSEFLDNLGLKREPPPLPSAMKVAYHDACHLAHAQGIRSAPRKLLGRIPNLTLMELMDGETCCGSAGTYNLEQPEIANRLGANKAAVIERVQPDAVAAGNVGCLMQIESHLRRLNSTLPVLHTVELLDRAYESV comes from the coding sequence GTGCAACACAGCATTGAGCCGGAACGGTTCGGACCCCAGGGCGATGCCATGGCCCACCAGGTGAAGACGTGCGTGCACTGCGGCTTCTGCCTGCCCGTCTGTCCCACCTACAAGGACCTGGGACAGGAGATGGACTCTCCCCGCGGCCGTATCCTGCTCATGAAGGAAATGCTGGAGGGGAGCCTCGAAATCGAGGCAGGCCTCCCCTACGTGGACAAGTGCCTGGGTTGCATGGCGTGCGTCACCGCCTGCCCCTCGGGCGTCGAGTACGGTGAACTGCTGACCCCCTTTCGGGCGCTGGCCCGAAACCAGGTCAAGGGAACGCTGCTGGATCGTCTCACCCGCCTCGGCTTTCGGCTCCTGCTGCCCTATCCACGGCGGTTCCGGGCCGCCGCGGCTCTGGGCCGACTGGCACGGCCGTTCACCGGGATGCTGCCGGAGCGGATGGCGGCCATGTTGGAGTTGCTGCCCCGGAAACTGCCGTCGTCTGCTTCCCTGCCGTCCGTCTATCCCGCCATCGGAAGCCGCAGGGCTCGTGTTGCTCTGTTGTCGGGGTGCGTGCAGCAGGTGCTGTCGCCGGACATCAACTGGGCAACGCTGCGGGTTCTGGCTCGAAACGGCGTCGAGGTGATCGTCCCGGCTGAACAGGGGTGCTGCGGCGCACTGGCGCTGCACACCGGGGACGCCGACCACGCCCGGCGCCTGGCGGTCCGCAACTTCGACGCCATTCCCAACGACGTGGACGCCGTCATCACCAACGCCGCCGGCTGCGGTTCCGGCATCAAGGAGTATCCGCTCCTTTTCCGGGGGGATGGACGGGAGGAGAAGGCCCGCCGCTTTTCAACTCGCGTCCAGGACGTCAGCGAGTTCCTGGACAATCTCGGCTTGAAACGGGAACCTCCGCCGCTGCCGTCGGCCATGAAGGTCGCCTATCACGACGCCTGCCACCTGGCCCACGCGCAGGGTATCCGGTCGGCACCGCGAAAGCTCCTGGGACGGATTCCGAATCTTACCCTGATGGAGCTGATGGACGGCGAAACCTGCTGCGGCTCCGCGGGGACCTACAATCTGGAACAGCCGGAGATCGCAAACCGCTTGGGCGCAAACAAGGCGGCCGTCATAGAGCGAGTCCAGCCGGATGCCGTGGCCGCCGGGAACGTCGGCTGCCTGATGCAGATCGAAAGCCACCTGCGGCGCCTGAACAGTACGCTACCTGTGCTCCACACGGTCGAGCTGCTGGATCGAGCTTACGAATCGGTATGA
- a CDS encoding S8 family serine peptidase — protein MTSYVILKDANAGRRRSWFESRQHVSGVPSPGGMSTMSGDMPPEPEVSVEDLEPQDLREAARDPGILDLARTMPTRLIEPMASAAAVTAGPTWGIQAVGADNSSADGRDVLVCVLDTGIDAGHQAFAGVDLVQRDFTGKGNGDVQGHGTHCAGTVFGRDVDGTRIGVAPGVSRALIGKVLDDKGGGESDMLFNVILWASSLNAKVLSMSLGLDFPGLSKKLAARGYPVDLATSIALEGFRANLRVFDNLMDLIAARAAFNGGIVIVAASGNESKRQKNPKYEVSASVPAAAKGIVSVGALGETSGGLNVADFSNTNPMLSAPGVNVVSAKAGGGLAALNGTSMACPHAAGVAAQWWQSLKEDAAIPVTASAVVTRMRASCRTDVFRTGVDVLDRGDGLVQSPVASGA, from the coding sequence ATGACAAGCTACGTCATTTTGAAAGATGCCAATGCGGGACGGCGGCGGAGTTGGTTCGAGAGTCGGCAGCACGTAAGCGGAGTGCCGTCCCCCGGCGGGATGTCGACGATGTCCGGGGACATGCCGCCCGAACCGGAAGTGAGCGTGGAGGACCTGGAACCGCAAGACCTGCGGGAAGCGGCTCGTGACCCGGGCATTCTGGATTTGGCGCGGACCATGCCGACACGCTTGATTGAACCGATGGCATCGGCTGCCGCCGTAACGGCCGGACCGACTTGGGGGATTCAAGCCGTAGGGGCTGACAACAGCTCCGCCGACGGCCGCGACGTTCTGGTCTGTGTTCTGGACACCGGCATTGACGCCGGCCACCAGGCCTTTGCGGGGGTCGATCTGGTCCAACGGGACTTTACAGGAAAGGGCAATGGAGACGTCCAGGGCCACGGCACCCATTGTGCGGGAACGGTGTTCGGACGCGACGTGGACGGAACGCGTATCGGCGTGGCGCCGGGCGTGAGCCGGGCTTTGATCGGCAAGGTGTTGGACGATAAAGGTGGGGGCGAATCGGACATGCTGTTCAACGTGATCCTTTGGGCGTCCTCCCTGAATGCAAAAGTGCTCTCCATGTCACTCGGCCTCGATTTTCCCGGCCTGAGCAAAAAGCTGGCCGCTCGGGGATATCCGGTGGACCTGGCGACCTCCATCGCACTGGAGGGATTCCGGGCCAATCTGCGGGTCTTTGACAACCTGATGGATTTGATTGCAGCCAGGGCGGCATTCAATGGCGGCATCGTCATCGTTGCGGCCTCGGGCAACGAGAGCAAGCGCCAGAAGAATCCGAAGTACGAGGTCAGCGCATCTGTGCCGGCGGCAGCCAAGGGCATTGTGTCGGTGGGGGCACTCGGGGAAACCAGCGGCGGGTTGAACGTGGCCGATTTTTCCAACACCAACCCGATGCTGAGCGCCCCCGGTGTCAATGTGGTGTCAGCGAAGGCCGGAGGCGGACTCGCGGCACTCAATGGCACTTCCATGGCCTGTCCGCATGCCGCCGGTGTCGCGGCGCAGTGGTGGCAGAGCCTGAAGGAGGATGCCGCCATCCCGGTGACCGCGAGCGCAGTGGTGACCCGCATGCGCGCAAGCTGCCGGACCGATGTATTCCGAACCGGTGTTGACGTGCTGGACCGCGGTGACGGCTTGGTTCAGTCGCCTGTTGCATCTGGTGCCTGA
- a CDS encoding DUF2283 domain-containing protein, with the protein MKINYFEDTDTALIEFTSEQIAETREVSENIYLDLDENENLVSMTIEHAVEYANIRDFAFVHQPKVGV; encoded by the coding sequence ATGAAGATCAATTACTTTGAAGACACCGACACCGCTCTTATTGAATTCACCTCGGAACAGATCGCCGAGACTCGAGAGGTGTCTGAAAACATCTACTTGGACCTGGACGAGAATGAAAACCTGGTCTCCATGACGATTGAGCACGCGGTAGAGTATGCCAACATCCGGGATTTCGCCTTCGTGCATCAGCCTAAAGTAGGCGTGTAA